One window from the genome of Desulfobotulus pelophilus encodes:
- a CDS encoding CBS domain-containing protein, whose product MTVRQSPICFQPALSDRDVMDAMKAIEGYIDITPSDFREIYRLAFRHAIDRVLHTASARQIMTPDPHVIPMDMNLMEAAGILARARISGAPVVDPVFRVTGVVSEKDFLTAFGLDPSASFMQIIRHCLLSQECFQPSTGKDTVSAIISRPAITAGPDASLSLLSGLMSENRINRIPIVDYGGKAIGIVTRGDLTHAIAALKP is encoded by the coding sequence ATGACTGTCAGACAATCGCCCATCTGCTTCCAACCGGCTCTTTCCGACAGGGACGTTATGGATGCCATGAAAGCCATTGAGGGCTACATCGACATAACCCCCTCTGACTTCAGGGAAATATACAGACTGGCTTTTCGTCACGCCATAGACCGGGTGCTCCATACAGCCTCTGCCCGACAGATCATGACACCCGATCCCCATGTCATTCCCATGGATATGAACCTGATGGAAGCGGCAGGCATCCTTGCCCGTGCCAGGATATCCGGAGCCCCTGTTGTGGATCCCGTATTCCGTGTGACAGGTGTTGTATCCGAAAAAGATTTCCTCACGGCCTTCGGACTTGACCCCTCCGCTTCCTTTATGCAGATCATCCGGCATTGCCTCCTCAGTCAGGAATGTTTCCAGCCGTCTACAGGCAAGGATACCGTATCTGCCATCATCAGCCGACCCGCCATCACCGCTGGTCCGGATGCATCGCTGTCCCTTCTGTCCGGGCTGATGAGCGAAAACCGTATCAACCGGATTCCCATTGTGGATTATGGAGGAAAAGCCATTGGCATAGTCACCCGCGGGGATCTGACCCATGCCATTGCCGCACTCAAACCATAG
- a CDS encoding carbon-nitrogen family hydrolase → MERVNASVVQFDVQRDNRAGNRAFVMDALEQCLPGLAVLPEMWACGFDYKNLAAHALATEEILADLSAVARRRNLVIVGSLPVLEGSRVYNVAHVVDADGRVAGSYKKIHLFTAGGEGKGFAAGDRADVCETSLGPLGVMICYDLRFPELARTLMGKGARILAVPAQWPTARRTHWRTLVRARAIENQLFVVGANRCGEDGELRYPGGSLIVSPTDQILADPGEKAGVFTAELDFSLMNDYRNTIPCLKERRPEVYAR, encoded by the coding sequence ATGGAACGTGTAAACGCTAGTGTTGTACAGTTTGACGTACAGAGGGACAACAGAGCCGGAAACCGGGCCTTTGTCATGGATGCGCTGGAGCAGTGCCTGCCGGGGCTTGCGGTGCTGCCGGAGATGTGGGCCTGCGGTTTTGATTATAAGAATCTGGCAGCCCATGCCCTTGCAACGGAAGAAATTCTTGCGGATCTTTCGGCTGTGGCCCGTCGCCGCAACCTTGTGATTGTGGGCAGCCTGCCTGTGCTTGAGGGGAGTAGGGTGTATAATGTCGCCCATGTCGTGGATGCGGATGGCAGGGTTGCTGGCAGTTACAAAAAAATTCATCTTTTTACCGCTGGAGGCGAAGGCAAAGGTTTTGCAGCCGGAGACCGTGCCGACGTTTGTGAAACCTCACTGGGACCCCTTGGGGTGATGATCTGCTATGACCTGCGTTTTCCGGAACTTGCCAGAACCCTCATGGGTAAAGGTGCGCGCATTCTGGCCGTTCCTGCCCAGTGGCCGACTGCCCGGAGGACCCATTGGCGGACCCTCGTCCGGGCCAGAGCCATCGAGAATCAGCTGTTTGTGGTGGGCGCTAACCGATGTGGAGAGGATGGGGAACTCCGTTATCCGGGCGGTTCTCTCATTGTGTCTCCCACGGATCAGATTCTGGCAGATCCCGGTGAAAAGGCTGGTGTTTTTACAGCAGAATTGGATTTTTCCCTGATGAATGACTATCGAAATACCATTCCCTGTCTGAAGGAGCGCAGGCCGGAGGTTTATGCCAGATGA
- a CDS encoding cupin domain-containing protein, with translation MEKETLIKNIAFSEALPLTALVDYEEGRVVSRTLAQKKGVGMTLFAFAKGEGISAHASTGDAFVYILDGEHAVITIDEKVLTLKAGESVVMPAGIPHALDAEEPFKMLLVVVKPE, from the coding sequence ATGGAAAAAGAGACCCTGATCAAAAATATCGCCTTTTCGGAAGCCCTTCCCCTTACGGCGCTGGTGGACTATGAGGAAGGGCGTGTGGTCAGCCGGACCCTTGCCCAGAAAAAGGGTGTCGGCATGACGCTTTTTGCCTTTGCCAAGGGGGAGGGCATCAGCGCCCATGCTTCCACGGGTGATGCTTTTGTCTATATTCTGGATGGTGAGCATGCCGTGATCACCATTGATGAAAAGGTGCTCACCCTTAAGGCCGGGGAGAGTGTGGTCATGCCTGCCGGTATCCCCCATGCGCTGGATGCGGAAGAGCCTTTCAAAATGCTACTGGTTGTGGTGAAACCGGAGTAA
- a CDS encoding cytochrome c3 family protein has translation MKAPPGGMKTLLLALGLLIVGAGMYAAADFSMKATDEPAFCGSCHIMYEVVRTQQNSVHASLSCNDCHAPQGGIRKIMFKARAGAKDVYQNTFGDVLDVIHTTQATKDVVNENCMACHTMTNINVADAKESCTDCHRQVPHFSKSPIAERRVANE, from the coding sequence ATGAAGGCACCTCCCGGCGGCATGAAAACCCTGCTTCTGGCCCTTGGTCTGCTGATTGTGGGTGCCGGTATGTATGCGGCAGCGGATTTTTCCATGAAAGCCACGGATGAGCCCGCATTTTGCGGATCCTGTCACATCATGTATGAGGTGGTGCGCACCCAGCAGAATTCGGTGCATGCCTCCCTTTCCTGCAATGACTGCCATGCACCTCAGGGTGGTATCCGGAAAATCATGTTCAAGGCAAGGGCAGGGGCCAAGGATGTGTACCAGAATACTTTTGGCGATGTTCTGGATGTGATTCACACGACGCAGGCCACAAAGGATGTGGTCAATGAAAACTGCATGGCCTGCCACACCATGACCAACATCAACGTGGCGGATGCTAAGGAATCCTGTACGGACTGCCACCGTCAGGTACCTCATTTTTCCAAGTCGCCCATTGCGGAAAGGAGGGTAGCCAATGAATAG
- a CDS encoding PadR family transcriptional regulator, producing MKFQDLLSGFIRLHVLHHAAQHEVCGQWIMDELARHGYRLSPGTLYPMLHAMEKKGYLVSRQDQEGKTRRRLYRITEQGREGLGTAIVQMREFAGEAAGEDS from the coding sequence ATGAAATTTCAAGATCTTTTGTCTGGTTTTATCCGTCTGCATGTGCTGCACCATGCGGCTCAGCATGAGGTTTGCGGCCAGTGGATCATGGATGAGCTGGCCCGCCATGGGTACAGGCTGAGCCCGGGTACCCTGTATCCCATGCTCCATGCCATGGAAAAAAAAGGATACCTTGTGTCCCGTCAGGATCAGGAAGGGAAAACCCGGCGCAGGCTGTACCGGATTACAGAACAGGGCCGGGAAGGGCTTGGGACTGCCATTGTTCAGATGCGAGAATTTGCCGGAGAGGCTGCAGGAGAAGATTCTTAA
- a CDS encoding ammonia-forming cytochrome c nitrite reductase subunit c552 — translation MNRSAGRKIRLLVVCCLLTAGLVLGGCTQVPDPETPSYKTKLAADEIRNSAFKKQFPLHYETFLANNDDTQMTEYAGSVPHEKHLCGDLPRAYKYCQPYLKNLWMGYPFSFEYNRARGHTYALYDVLHIDRINRYSEEAGLPSTCYTCKTPKMIEWVDTYDDEFWAMEFHSFREELDLDDHTIGCATCHDPQGMDLRITSVPLDEALKRMGQDWREASRNEMRSLVCAQCHVEYYFQDKKFGPAAKPVFPWDLGRNPENVYEYYKDKGSTEREGFEGNFVDWTHAVSDTPMIKIQHPEFETWYDGPHGAAGVSCSDCHMPYRRMDGKKKISSHHWTSPLKSAESISRTCGQCHSDKSPEYLKDRVLYTQQRTWEQLMVAQDLSVKAHEAVRLAREFEGKKPDNYDSLIMAAQERIRKGQMFWDWVSAENSAGFHNPGKALETLARSQQYSQDAVNYAMQATGYATAPKLEGNIKDIVPPIEEHSRKLQQSQDHLDSHPWLGYLPLLPEADLVWDLNRRVAPVTD, via the coding sequence ATGAATAGGAGTGCTGGCCGGAAGATCCGGCTGCTTGTGGTATGCTGTCTTCTGACAGCGGGATTGGTTTTGGGGGGCTGTACCCAGGTGCCGGATCCTGAAACACCCTCTTACAAAACGAAACTGGCGGCGGATGAAATCCGCAATTCTGCCTTTAAAAAACAGTTTCCTCTGCACTACGAAACCTTCCTTGCCAACAATGATGACACACAGATGACCGAATATGCGGGCTCCGTTCCCCATGAAAAACACCTCTGCGGTGATCTGCCAAGGGCCTATAAATACTGCCAGCCCTATCTGAAAAACCTCTGGATGGGTTATCCTTTCAGTTTTGAGTATAACCGGGCCAGAGGCCACACCTATGCCCTTTATGATGTGCTGCACATTGATCGCATCAACCGCTACAGCGAAGAGGCGGGGCTGCCCTCCACCTGCTATACCTGCAAAACGCCCAAGATGATCGAATGGGTGGATACATATGACGATGAATTCTGGGCCATGGAATTTCATTCCTTCAGGGAAGAGCTGGATCTGGATGACCATACCATCGGTTGCGCCACCTGCCATGATCCCCAGGGTATGGATTTGAGAATTACCAGTGTGCCGCTGGATGAGGCTTTGAAACGCATGGGCCAGGACTGGCGGGAGGCTTCCAGAAATGAAATGCGCTCTTTAGTCTGTGCCCAGTGTCATGTGGAATACTATTTTCAGGATAAAAAGTTTGGACCTGCTGCCAAGCCCGTCTTTCCGTGGGATTTGGGTAGAAATCCAGAAAATGTCTACGAATATTACAAAGATAAAGGCTCTACGGAACGGGAGGGTTTTGAGGGAAATTTTGTGGACTGGACCCATGCGGTTTCCGATACACCCATGATCAAAATTCAGCATCCGGAATTTGAAACCTGGTATGATGGTCCCCACGGGGCCGCCGGTGTCTCCTGTTCCGATTGTCATATGCCCTATCGCCGCATGGACGGCAAAAAGAAAATATCTTCCCACCACTGGACTTCGCCCCTGAAAAGTGCTGAAAGCATCAGCCGGACCTGTGGGCAGTGTCACAGTGATAAATCTCCAGAATATCTTAAGGACCGGGTTCTGTATACCCAGCAACGCACCTGGGAGCAGCTGATGGTGGCTCAGGATCTTTCCGTGAAGGCCCATGAAGCCGTGCGCCTTGCCCGTGAGTTTGAGGGGAAAAAACCGGATAATTACGATTCTCTGATCATGGCGGCTCAGGAGAGAATCCGTAAGGGACAGATGTTCTGGGACTGGGTATCAGCGGAAAACAGCGCAGGATTCCATAATCCGGGCAAAGCACTGGAAACTCTGGCCCGTTCCCAGCAGTACAGTCAGGATGCTGTGAATTATGCCATGCAGGCCACCGGCTATGCTACGGCACCAAAGCTTGAGGGCAATATCAAAGACATTGTTCCTCCCATTGAAGAACACAGTCGCAAGTTGCAGCAGAGTCAGGACCATCTGGATTCCCATCCATGGCTGGGGTATCTGCCCCTGCTTCCGGAAGCGGATCTGGTCTGGGATCTGAACCGGAGAGTAGCCCCTGTTACAGACTGA
- a CDS encoding methyl-accepting chemotaxis protein has protein sequence MAVNVRSIGFRLLSTSLLSVLIPLLAVGFIATTRSTTALTQTAAENTQGIAQDLATLMDNLLMAEVRLADAFAHEESIRALARAAREKGVEGSRTEALRVFDNLAVQFPKLGGNYQGVFVANATGQLLTGILSNGSEYIGHNIAGNDEFKKALASRKTVIGNVLYSQATKKLVLPINSPILSEKGEFLGVFATVINAEYLTNIVSTRTLGRTGYGYMLNEKGVVLAHPVPDTILKTDINNIPEMSHIVREMLGGRAGADEYVFRGVRKMAGFAPIKSTGWLMSATQDHAEFLESSRDVRNAVIFVIVISLILVGIIVSLLVRSIVNPINAAVAGLRDIAEGEGDLTMRLRMNSRDEVGELARWFNVFVEKLQGIIRDIGGGVNTLASSSTQLSSIAEDMQQGVQDVSGRAETVAAASEEISTNMTQSASALEQSSSNTNLLATASEEMSATISEIAQNAGRARQISDDASGKATRMSSHMERLKKAADAIGKVIETITEISEQVNLLALNATIEAARAGEAGKGFAVVANEIKELARQTAAASQDIREKIEDIQSTTSTTIREVGEITTVINDVSEVVGNIAAAVEEQSTAASEIAGNVSQVSRGIELVHENANQNATVVGEVTKDIASISHAMGQMTNRGNQVNESARDLSRLSESLKTMVDQFKI, from the coding sequence ATGGCCGTCAATGTCCGCTCCATTGGTTTCCGGCTGCTCAGCACCAGCCTTCTTTCCGTCCTGATTCCCCTGCTGGCCGTAGGTTTCATTGCCACGACCCGCTCTACCACAGCACTCACCCAGACAGCTGCGGAAAACACTCAGGGTATCGCCCAGGACCTGGCCACCTTAATGGACAATCTTCTCATGGCAGAAGTCCGGCTGGCCGATGCCTTTGCCCACGAAGAAAGTATCCGGGCTCTGGCCCGTGCGGCCAGGGAAAAAGGCGTGGAAGGCTCCCGTACGGAAGCCCTCCGTGTTTTTGACAATCTTGCGGTTCAGTTTCCCAAACTGGGAGGTAATTATCAGGGAGTTTTTGTGGCCAACGCCACAGGCCAGCTTCTTACCGGTATACTGTCCAATGGCTCGGAATATATCGGGCATAACATAGCGGGAAATGATGAATTCAAAAAAGCCCTTGCCTCCAGAAAAACCGTCATCGGCAATGTGCTGTACTCCCAGGCCACAAAAAAACTGGTGCTGCCCATCAACTCTCCCATTCTTTCAGAAAAAGGAGAGTTCCTTGGTGTTTTTGCCACGGTTATCAACGCGGAATACCTGACAAATATCGTATCCACCCGAACCCTGGGGCGTACCGGTTATGGCTACATGCTCAATGAAAAAGGGGTGGTTCTGGCCCATCCCGTGCCAGACACTATTCTGAAAACCGACATCAACAACATCCCTGAAATGAGTCACATTGTCCGGGAAATGTTGGGTGGCCGGGCTGGTGCCGATGAGTATGTGTTCCGGGGAGTACGGAAAATGGCGGGCTTTGCCCCCATCAAGAGTACGGGATGGCTCATGTCCGCCACCCAGGATCATGCTGAATTCCTGGAAAGTTCCAGAGATGTGCGCAACGCCGTTATTTTCGTCATTGTCATTTCCCTGATTCTTGTGGGCATCATTGTGAGCCTTCTAGTCCGTTCCATCGTGAACCCCATCAATGCGGCCGTGGCTGGTCTGCGGGACATTGCCGAAGGCGAAGGGGATCTCACCATGCGCCTGCGGATGAACTCCCGGGATGAGGTGGGTGAACTGGCACGATGGTTCAATGTTTTTGTGGAAAAACTCCAAGGTATTATCCGGGATATCGGCGGGGGCGTCAATACACTGGCCTCCTCCTCTACTCAGCTGTCTTCCATTGCAGAAGACATGCAGCAGGGTGTGCAGGATGTATCCGGACGTGCGGAAACCGTAGCCGCCGCTTCTGAGGAAATATCCACCAACATGACCCAGTCCGCATCCGCTCTGGAACAGTCTTCCAGTAACACCAACCTTCTGGCAACCGCCTCAGAGGAAATGTCAGCCACCATCAGTGAAATTGCCCAGAATGCCGGCCGGGCCAGACAGATCAGCGACGATGCCTCAGGCAAGGCTACCCGGATGTCCAGCCATATGGAAAGGCTCAAAAAAGCAGCTGACGCCATAGGGAAAGTCATTGAAACAATCACAGAAATATCAGAACAGGTCAATCTTTTGGCACTGAACGCCACCATAGAAGCCGCCCGGGCGGGCGAAGCGGGCAAAGGCTTTGCCGTGGTAGCCAATGAGATCAAAGAGCTGGCCCGACAGACCGCTGCAGCCAGCCAGGATATACGGGAAAAAATTGAAGATATTCAAAGCACCACATCCACCACCATTCGGGAGGTCGGTGAAATCACAACCGTGATCAATGATGTCAGTGAAGTGGTCGGCAATATTGCCGCCGCCGTAGAAGAACAGTCCACCGCAGCCAGTGAAATTGCGGGGAACGTGTCTCAGGTTTCCCGCGGCATTGAGCTGGTCCATGAAAATGCCAACCAGAATGCCACGGTGGTTGGCGAAGTGACCAAAGACATTGCCAGTATCAGCCATGCCATGGGCCAGATGACAAACCGCGGCAATCAGGTCAATGAAAGCGCAAGGGATCTTTCCCGTCTTTCCGAATCCCTGAAAACCATGGTAGACCAGTTCAAAATATAA
- a CDS encoding ComF family protein, protein MSMNPFSWLGLLGRGLLPHACQLCRAPLDWPDAGVERFCLAGFFCPVCAKDLSILVPPFCGICGLPFEAGEGEHVCGHCLAHPPAFQMARAACHFEGNLMDIIHRLKYQGRTELAAPLGRMMAITFEQYFPVIPHRVLPVPMTDKALRKRGFNQAILLAKAFMDAMGWQSGSGPVLDVKSLVRLRDGLSQTGLGRTGRRANVRGAFGLRASVTGENIVLVDDVFTTGATVDACSRALVRAGALSVSVLTAGHRP, encoded by the coding sequence ATGAGCATGAATCCCTTTTCATGGCTTGGCTTACTGGGTCGGGGCCTTTTGCCCCATGCCTGTCAGCTTTGCCGGGCACCTCTGGACTGGCCCGATGCCGGGGTGGAAAGATTCTGTCTGGCCGGATTTTTCTGTCCTGTCTGCGCAAAGGATCTTTCCATCCTTGTCCCTCCTTTTTGCGGTATCTGTGGCCTTCCCTTTGAAGCGGGTGAAGGAGAGCATGTCTGCGGACACTGCCTCGCCCATCCTCCGGCCTTTCAAATGGCCAGAGCTGCCTGTCATTTTGAGGGCAATCTTATGGACATCATCCATCGTTTGAAGTACCAGGGCCGGACGGAGCTGGCAGCTCCCCTGGGCCGGATGATGGCCATAACCTTTGAACAGTATTTTCCAGTAATTCCCCATCGTGTCCTGCCCGTTCCGATGACAGATAAAGCTCTTCGAAAAAGGGGCTTCAATCAGGCCATACTTCTGGCAAAGGCCTTCATGGATGCCATGGGCTGGCAATCCGGATCCGGTCCCGTCCTTGATGTAAAGAGCCTCGTTCGTTTGCGTGATGGCCTGTCCCAGACAGGGCTTGGAAGAACCGGAAGGCGGGCCAATGTGAGGGGGGCTTTTGGCCTGAGGGCTTCCGTGACGGGTGAGAATATTGTACTTGTGGATGATGTCTTTACCACGGGTGCTACAGTAGATGCATGTTCACGGGCGCTTGTGAGAGCTGGTGCGCTTTCCGTCAGCGTTCTCACAGCGGGTCACCGACCCTAA
- the chrA gene encoding chromate efflux transporter, protein MKEKKGWAAGVGEVLKAFGVLGVTSFGGPIAHLGYFRNEFVDRRKWLSDKDYADLVAVCQFLPGPASSQVGFGLGLMRAGFMGGFAAWLAFTLPSALLLVLFALGGVFLEGPVGTGLITGLKIVAVAIVAHAVWGMARTLCPDRERATIALGAVLLVIAMGGAMGQVMAIAGGALAGLWLCRGEGEASPGDLKVPVSRRGGLFCLVLFVLLLAGLPLAAQVWPVQGLLLVDAFYRAGALVFGGGHVVLPLLEAEVVQSGWVSPDAFLAGYGAAQAVPGPLFTFAAYLGMVGSGDLPALMAAGLALVCIFVPGFLLLLAVLPFWNHFRQMAAARSLMQGANAAVVGILGAALYHPVWTSAIGGPHEFALALAAFVFLSIWKFPSWLVVLLTALGGLLLTFI, encoded by the coding sequence ATGAAAGAAAAAAAGGGTTGGGCTGCAGGTGTGGGAGAAGTGCTGAAGGCCTTTGGTGTGCTGGGCGTTACCTCCTTTGGCGGTCCCATTGCCCATCTGGGCTATTTTCGTAATGAGTTCGTGGATCGGAGAAAGTGGCTCAGCGATAAGGACTATGCGGATCTTGTGGCCGTCTGCCAGTTCCTGCCCGGTCCTGCCAGCAGTCAGGTGGGCTTTGGTCTCGGGCTGATGCGGGCAGGGTTCATGGGAGGCTTTGCCGCATGGCTGGCCTTTACCCTGCCATCGGCCCTTCTTCTGGTTCTGTTTGCTCTGGGGGGTGTTTTTCTGGAAGGCCCTGTGGGCACGGGTCTGATTACGGGATTGAAAATTGTGGCCGTGGCCATTGTGGCCCATGCGGTCTGGGGTATGGCCCGGACCCTCTGTCCGGACAGGGAGAGGGCAACCATTGCCCTTGGAGCCGTACTGCTGGTGATTGCCATGGGAGGAGCCATGGGTCAGGTTATGGCCATAGCAGGCGGTGCCCTGGCCGGTTTATGGCTGTGCCGGGGAGAGGGAGAGGCCTCTCCGGGCGATCTTAAGGTACCCGTATCCCGCCGTGGAGGACTGTTCTGTCTGGTGCTCTTTGTGCTGCTGCTGGCAGGATTGCCTCTGGCGGCACAGGTTTGGCCCGTACAGGGGCTTCTTTTGGTGGATGCTTTTTACCGTGCGGGAGCCCTTGTTTTTGGTGGGGGACATGTGGTGCTCCCTCTTCTGGAGGCGGAAGTGGTGCAGTCCGGCTGGGTGAGCCCGGATGCTTTTCTGGCCGGATACGGAGCTGCTCAGGCGGTTCCCGGTCCTTTGTTTACCTTTGCCGCCTATCTGGGCATGGTGGGCAGTGGGGATCTGCCTGCTCTGATGGCGGCAGGTCTGGCCCTTGTCTGTATTTTTGTTCCGGGCTTCCTGCTTCTGCTGGCGGTTCTGCCCTTCTGGAACCATTTCCGGCAGATGGCTGCGGCCCGATCCCTGATGCAGGGTGCCAATGCTGCCGTGGTGGGTATTCTGGGGGCGGCCCTGTACCATCCCGTATGGACCAGTGCCATAGGGGGACCCCATGAGTTTGCACTGGCCCTTGCAGCCTTTGTGTTTCTCTCCATATGGAAATTTCCATCCTGGCTGGTGGTGCTGCTGACAGCGCTGGGAGGTCTTCTGCTCACTTTTATCTGA
- a CDS encoding DMT family transporter, whose amino-acid sequence MPWIFLSIAIVAEVCGTMALKASDGFTKLYPSISVLFSYTLAFYCLSITLRSIPVGIAYAVWAGAGVALIALLAWIFFGQKLDGAAILGLSLIVAGVVVLNVFSDTVSHG is encoded by the coding sequence ATGCCCTGGATTTTTTTGTCCATTGCCATTGTTGCTGAAGTTTGTGGTACAATGGCACTGAAGGCAAGTGATGGTTTTACAAAACTCTATCCTTCCATTTCTGTATTGTTTAGCTATACCCTTGCGTTTTATTGCCTGTCCATCACTTTGCGAAGCATTCCCGTTGGCATTGCCTATGCTGTATGGGCGGGTGCCGGGGTGGCACTGATTGCTCTTCTGGCCTGGATTTTTTTTGGACAGAAGCTGGACGGGGCTGCTATTCTGGGTTTATCTCTTATTGTGGCCGGTGTGGTGGTGCTGAATGTTTTTTCCGATACGGTTTCCCACGGCTGA
- the hcp gene encoding hydroxylamine reductase: protein MFCFQCQETMKNTGCTVKGFCGKPEKTANLQDLLIFVLKGIAVYGEKLNKMGVADRSHDDFILKSLFATITNANWDNARFTSMIEEGLRRRETIARKFSDLYREKNGKDCADSLPEAAVWTASAVAFEEKAKKVGVLLTDNEDVRSLRELLTIGLKGIAAYAEHAAVLGFHKEAIGDFMMEALASTTKELSVDAMIGLVMKAGEMAVSTMALLDEANTKTYGHPEVSEVNIGVGSNPGILISGHDLKDMEELLRQTEGTGIDVYTHGEMLPANYYPAFKKYTHFVGNYGGSWWHQNDEFESFNGPVLLTTNCLVPLKKDNTYLDRLFTTGVVGYEGAMHIADRAEGGVRDFSPLIEKARSCAPPVSLEEGSIVGGFAHNQVLALADKVVEAVKSGAIRRFVVMAGCDGRHKSRSYYTEVAKSLPPDTVILTAGCAKYRYNKLALGDIGGIPRVLDAGQCNDSYSLAVIALKLKEVFGLEDINELPISYDIAWYEQKAVAVLLALLFLGVKGIRLGPTLPAFLSPAVAKVLVEKFDIKPIASVEEDVAAMMAGR, encoded by the coding sequence ATGTTCTGTTTTCAGTGTCAGGAAACCATGAAAAATACGGGTTGCACCGTAAAAGGTTTTTGCGGAAAACCCGAAAAAACCGCCAATCTGCAGGACCTTTTGATTTTTGTGCTGAAAGGAATTGCCGTTTATGGAGAAAAACTCAACAAAATGGGTGTTGCCGACCGAAGCCATGATGATTTTATTCTGAAAAGTCTGTTTGCCACCATTACCAATGCCAACTGGGATAACGCCCGCTTTACCTCCATGATAGAGGAAGGCCTGCGGCGCAGAGAAACGATCGCCAGAAAATTCAGCGATCTTTACCGTGAAAAAAACGGAAAGGATTGTGCGGATTCTCTTCCGGAAGCAGCTGTCTGGACGGCTTCGGCGGTTGCTTTTGAGGAAAAGGCAAAAAAGGTGGGCGTTTTACTAACGGACAACGAGGACGTCCGTTCCCTGAGAGAACTTCTGACCATAGGCCTTAAGGGCATTGCGGCTTATGCGGAGCATGCGGCTGTTCTGGGATTCCATAAGGAAGCAATTGGTGATTTCATGATGGAAGCCCTGGCGTCCACCACAAAGGAGCTGTCCGTAGATGCCATGATTGGCCTTGTGATGAAGGCCGGAGAAATGGCCGTCAGCACCATGGCCCTTCTGGATGAGGCCAACACGAAAACCTACGGTCACCCTGAAGTGAGTGAGGTGAATATCGGTGTGGGCAGCAATCCGGGAATTCTGATCTCCGGCCATGATCTTAAGGACATGGAAGAGCTTCTCCGTCAGACCGAAGGTACGGGCATAGACGTGTATACCCATGGAGAAATGCTGCCCGCCAATTACTATCCGGCTTTTAAAAAGTATACGCACTTTGTGGGAAATTACGGCGGTTCATGGTGGCACCAGAATGATGAGTTTGAATCCTTTAACGGTCCCGTGCTTCTCACCACCAACTGTCTTGTGCCTTTAAAAAAAGACAATACCTATCTGGACCGTCTGTTTACAACGGGTGTGGTGGGCTATGAAGGGGCTATGCACATTGCCGACCGGGCCGAAGGCGGAGTCAGGGATTTCTCTCCCCTCATTGAGAAAGCCAGAAGCTGTGCACCACCGGTCAGCCTTGAAGAGGGAAGCATTGTGGGGGGCTTTGCGCACAATCAGGTCCTGGCACTGGCGGATAAGGTGGTGGAGGCCGTAAAGAGCGGTGCCATCCGCCGTTTTGTGGTCATGGCTGGTTGCGACGGAAGGCACAAAAGCCGCAGCTATTATACGGAGGTGGCGAAAAGTCTTCCCCCGGATACGGTCATCCTTACGGCGGGGTGTGCCAAATACCGTTACAATAAACTGGCTCTGGGAGACATCGGAGGAATTCCAAGGGTGCTGGATGCGGGCCAGTGCAATGACTCTTACTCCCTTGCCGTGATTGCCCTGAAACTGAAAGAAGTATTCGGTTTAGAAGATATTAATGAGTTGCCCATTTCCTATGATATCGCCTGGTATGAGCAGAAGGCCGTAGCCGTTCTTCTGGCCCTCCTTTTCCTCGGGGTTAAGGGAATCCGCCTTGGTCCCACACTGCCGGCGTTTTTGTCTCCGGCTGTGGCTAAGGTGCTTGTGGAAAAATTTGACATCAAACCCATTGCCTCTGTGGAAGAAGATGTGGCCGCCATGATGGCGGGCCGTTAA
- a CDS encoding HPP family protein: protein MIFWQKLKGRTQSPPRVGIREIFWSWFSSFAGLAAVGFTHYRFLEPHGMILILGSFGASAVLIYGAIRSPLAQPRNLMGGHMLSAFVGVTAFRIAGTEPWFAAALAVSTSIALMHLTRTLHPPGGATALIAVIGGDGIHNLGYLYVLIPTGLGALIMLLIALILNNLPSYRRYPEFWW, encoded by the coding sequence ATGATTTTCTGGCAAAAACTCAAAGGCCGGACCCAGAGTCCTCCAAGGGTAGGTATCCGCGAAATTTTCTGGTCATGGTTCTCCAGCTTCGCCGGGTTGGCTGCCGTAGGGTTCACCCACTATCGTTTTTTAGAACCCCATGGAATGATTCTGATTCTGGGGTCTTTCGGAGCGTCAGCAGTGCTGATTTACGGAGCCATACGAAGCCCCCTGGCTCAACCCAGAAATCTTATGGGCGGGCACATGCTTTCCGCCTTTGTGGGAGTAACGGCTTTCCGAATTGCGGGAACGGAACCCTGGTTCGCAGCAGCCCTTGCGGTTTCCACTTCCATTGCCCTGATGCACCTCACCCGGACCCTGCACCCGCCCGGTGGGGCTACGGCTCTCATTGCTGTTATTGGAGGCGATGGCATTCACAATCTGGGGTATCTGTATGTCCTCATACCAACAGGCCTCGGTGCTCTGATCATGCTGTTGATTGCCCTCATCCTCAACAACCTGCCTTCATACAGGCGCTATCCTGAATTCTGGTGGTGA